The proteins below come from a single Stigmatopora argus isolate UIUO_Sarg chromosome 11, RoL_Sarg_1.0, whole genome shotgun sequence genomic window:
- the psme4a gene encoding proteasome activator complex subunit 4A → MKEAQLDGLGFVPQKDIVYNKLLPYADRLDEESNDILSKIKGNLARAVQFREIWPGVLFWTRKLSTYIRLYGRKFSKEDHVLFIKLLYELVTIPRLEISMMQGLARLLIKLLKKRELLSRDDLELPWRPLYELHDRILFSKTEHLGLNWFPNSVEGVLKTLVKSCRPYFPESATQEMLDEWRPLFCPFDVTMQKAICYSELFLPTTLPPELHHKGFKLWFEELINLWVSVQNLPSWELNLMNLFARLANDNIGYIDWDPYIPKIFTRVLRSLNLPVGTSQMMFPRYLTNAYDIGHVVLWISSLLGGPSKQTQAQLTGLFNSITSFFHPSNHGRWLMKLMKLLQRLPASVVRRLHRERYRKPSWLTPIPDTHKLTEDDITKFVESMMQPVLLAMFSKTGSLDAAQALQNLALMRPELVIPPVLERTYPALETLTEPHQLTATLSCMIGVARSLVSGGKHLPQGPTHMLPLLMRALPGVDPNDFSKCMITFQFIATFVTLVPLVDCSSALHEKTELTEVERELCSASAEFEDFVLQFMDRCFALIDSSTLEQTREETETEKMTHLESLVELGLSSTFSTILTQCSLDVFMVALEKVFNFATTNIFETHVAGRMVADMCRAAAKCHPEESLKKFVPHFCSQIHQIAANEEVLHEEELDKEFLWNLQLLSEVTRVDGQKLLAYSSELVKILQLTLHLKCKQGYILACNLLHHILRSTVLIYPTEYCSVPCGFRQPITDYLPIKDWGRPGDLWNLNIRWHVPSDDETTFTFYLLDLVLKPELKRLQNYAEGEQEMTRDDVLQSLTIVQHCLLGAGGLMPPLKGEPITELVQSTVNLNETTLYTGTAYDASKENYRDSICQVMRQLLHYILVNSEDDTKSLFSIIKIISELLHFNGSHKHEFDSRWKSFNLVKKSMENRLHGRKQHIRALLIDRVMLQHEMRKLTVEGCQYRSIHQELMRDLLRLSTSTYSQVRSKAQSVLFTALGTYNFCCRDVIPHVLEFLNPDNSSVTQQQFKGALYCLLGNHSGVCLANLHDWECIALTWPAIVRSGLSSAMSLEKPSIVRLFDELGDKIHRQYETIGIDFSIPQETCDVAKQLMVTGNPFPKEPVLSKEEISKGVERQELKNLEAGEKYEQLIGDLLECLGNRNLPWKFEHIAIGFLSLLLRDDHQLPPAAVLFFVKTLNHDSLYIRKVAISAVAGIMKQIKRPHKKVPVSPSELCKQNKGTLPETKGGIVAGDRLDNRWLQYNSNSLPRTQQDWDLCSFVEKTHWGYYSWPRELMMYAPEEEQPKQNLAREEMTEWEQIIYDHFSDPVFINQFVEFLSLEDRKGKDKFSTRRFCLFKGLFRNFSDAFLPLLQPHMERLVADTHESKQRCVAEIISGLIRGCKHWNYSKVENLWKVLCPLLRTALSNITVETYADWGTCIATACESRDPRKLHWLFEMLMESPVNGEGGSFVDACRLYVLQGGLAQQEWRVPELLHRLLQYLEPKLTQVYKNVRERIGSVLTYIFMIDVNLPYTQPTSSPRISDFTDRILLQLKPLTEGDEEIQNHVTEENEVGEQDERTQAIKLLKTVLKWLIASAGRSYSTAVPEHLRLLPLLFKIAPVENDDSYDELKRDAKTCLSLMSQGLLYTDQIPMVLKALQEIADSSSWHARYTVLTYLQIMAFYNLFTFMSDQKAVNDVRALVIKLLEDEQLEVREMAATTLSGFLQCNFLSIDAPMQAHFEALCKTRLPKKRKRSIGSIVDTIPSADLVRRHAGVLGLSACILSSPYDVPTWMPQLLMDLSAHLNDTQPIEMTVKKTLTNFRRTHHDNWQQHKQQFTDDQLLVLTDLLVSPCYYA, encoded by the exons ATGAAAGAGGCACAGTTGGATGGATTGGGATTTGTTCCTCAAAAAGATATCGTGTATAACAAACTTTTGCCTTATGCGGATAGACTCGATGAAGAATCTAATGATATTTTGAGTAAAATTAAAGGGAATTTGGCCCGGGCTGTGCAGTTTAGAGAAATATGGCCCGGCGTGCTCTTTTGGACCAGGAAACTTTCCAC GTACATACGTCTGTATGGCCGGAAGTTCAGCAAAGAAGATCATGTGCTGTTCATCAAGTTGCTCTACGAACTAGTCACCATTCCTCGTTTGGAGATCAGCATGATGCAAGGCCTGGCTCGACTCCTCATCAAACTGCTCAA GAAAAGAGAGCTTCTCTCAAGGGACGACCTGGAATTGCCTTGGAGGCCACTGTATGAACTGCACGACAGGATACTTTTCTCCAAGACCGAACATCTGGGTCTCAATTGGTTTcccaa TTCTGTTGAAGGCGTGCTGAAAACACTTGTGAAAAGCTGCAGGCC TTATTTTCCTGAGTCTGCAACCCAGGAAATGCTGGATGAGTGGAGACCgcttttttgtccttttgacGTCACCATGCAGAAAGCAATCTGCTACTCTGAACTCTTTCTACCCACAACCCTTCCACCAGAGCTGCATCATAAAGGCTTCAA ATTGTGGTTTGAAGAGTTGATCAACTTGTGGGTATCTGTTCAGAATCTTCCAAGCTGGGAATTG AATCTGATGAATCTCTTTGCTCGCTTGGCCAATGACAATATTGGATACATTGACTGGGATCCTTATATTCCCAAG attttcacaaGAGTCTTGAGGAGTTTGAATCTGCCTGTGGGGACCAGTCAGATGATGTTCCCCCGATACTTGACCAATGCCTACGACATTGGCCATGTGGTGCTATGGATATCATCacttctg GGGGGACCAAGTAAACAAACACAAGCACAGCTCACTGGCCTTTTCAACAGCATCACATCATTTTTCCACCCATCAAACCACGGTCGCTGGTTG ATGAAGCTCATGAAGTTGTTGCAGCGCCTTCCAGCCAGCGTTGTTCGTCGGCTTCATAGAGAGCGCTACAGGAAGCCTTCGTGGCTAACGCCGATCCCCGACACTCACAAGCTCACAGAAGATGATATCACAAAATTTGTGGAGAGTATGATGCAGCCAGTCCTGCTGGCCATGTTCAGCAAAACAGGCAGTCTGGATGCTGCTCAGGCTCTGCAGAACCTGGCTCTGATGAGGCCAGAGTTGGTCATTCCACCAGTTCTTGAGAG GACATATCCCGCACTGGAGACTCTGACAGAACCCCATCAGCTGACAGCTACTTTGAGCTGCATGATCGGTGTAGCACGAAGCCTGGTGTCTGGTGGGAAACACCTTCCTCAGGGTCCGACTCACATGTTGCCACTACTCATGAGGGCCCTGCCCGGTGTTGATCCGAATGACTTCAGCAAGTGCATG ATCACTTTCCAATTCATTGCTACATTTGTGACGCTTGTGCCTTTGGTGGATTGTTCATCTGCTCTACATGAAAAGACAGAATTGACAGAG GTGGAAAGGGAATTGTGTTCAGCCTCTGCGGAATTTGAAGACTTTGTGCTTCAGTTTATGGACAG GTGCTTTGCCCTGATCGACAGCAGCACTCTGGAGCAAACGCGCGAGGAAACAGAAACTGAgaaaatgactcatttggagAGTTTGGTGGAGCTCGGTTTGTCTTCTACCTTCAGCACCATTCTCACTCAGTGCTCCTTAGATGTTTTCATG GTAGCTctggaaaaggtttttaacTTTGCAACCACCAATATTTTTGAGACACATGTTGCTGGAAGGATGGTGGCAGACATGTGCCGGGCTGCTGCCAAG TGTCACCCTGAAGAGTCTCTAAAAAAGTTTGTGCCCCACTTCTGCAGTCAAATACACCAAATTGCTGCCA ATGAAGAAGTGTTACATGAAGAGGAACTTGATAAGGAATTTTTGTGGAATCTTCAGTTACTGTCTGAG GTTACAAGAGTAGATGGCCAAAAGCTCCTGGCCTATTCTTCTGAATTGGTCAAGATTTTGCAGTTGACCCTTCACTTAAAGTGTAAGCAGGGCTACATTTTAGCATGTAACTTGCTGCATCATATCCTCCGCTCTACTGTCCTCATCTATCCTACGGAGTACTGCAGTGTGCCATGTGGTTTccgccaaccaatcacagactACCTACCAATCAAG GATTGGGGCCGTCCAGGGGACTTGTGGAACTTGAACATCCGGTGGCATGTACCCAGTGATGATGAGACtacttttactttttatttactgGACCTTGTCCTTAAACCAGAACTCAAGAGACTTCAAAATTATGCTGAAGGAGAACAAGAAATGACCAG GGATGATGTCCTACAAAGTCTTACCATTGTTCAGCACTGCCTATTGGGAGCCGGTGGTCTTATGCCTCCCTTGAAAGGAGAGCCTATAACTGAACT GGTGCAGAGCACAGTGAATCTTAATGAAACCACATTGTATACTGGAACAGCGTATG ATGCATCAAAAGAGAACTACAGAGATTCTATTTGTCAAGTGATGAGGCAGTTGCTTC ATTATATATTGGTAAACTCTGAAGACGACACCAAGTCTCTCTTCTCCATTATCAAG ATTATCAGTGAATTACTCCACTTCAATGGTTCCCACAAACACGAGTTTGACTCGCGCTGGAAGAGCTTCAACCTTGTGAAGAAATCAATGGAAAACAGG CTTCATGGCAGAAAGCAGCATATAAGAGCGCTGCTCATAGACAGAGTAATGCTCCAGCATGAA aTGCGCAAACTGACGGTGGAAGGGTGTCAGTACAGGAGCATTCACCAGGAGCTGATGAGAGATCTGTTGCGGCTCTCCACAAGCACCTACAGCCAA GTACGCAGCAAAGCTCAAAGTGTACTATTCACTGCACTTGGCACATACAATTTCTGCTGTCGTGATGTGATCCCTCACGTCCTTGAATTTCTCAACCCAGACAACAGCAGCGTAACACAGCAACAGTTCAAA GGTGCCTTGTATTGTCTGCTCGGGAATCACAGTGGCGTGTGCCTTGCCAATTTGCATGACTGGGAGTGCATTGCCCTGACGTGGCCTGCTATTGTACGATCTGGCCTCAGTTCAGCCATGTCCTTAGAAAAGCCCTCCATAGTGAGGCTCTTTGACGAACTTGGTGACAAAATACACCGACAGTACGAGACCATTGGCATCGACTTCTCC ATCCCTCAGGAGACCTGCGATGTGGCCAAACAACTCATGGTCACTGGAAATCCCTTTCCGAAAGAGCCCGTTCTTTCAAAAGAAGAAATATCAAAAGGTGTCGAGAGACAGGAACTCAAGAATTTAGAAGCTGGGGA GAAGTACGAGCAGCTCATTGGTGATTTGCTGGAATGCCTTGGCAACAGAAATTT ACCTTGGAAATTTGAACATATCGCTATTGGCTTTTTGTCATTGCTCTTGAGAGATGACCACCAACTCCCGCCAGCAGCTGTTTTGTTCTTTGTCAAAACCCTAAACCATGACTCGCTCTACATCCGCAAG GTAGCAATATCAGCTGTTGCGGGGAtcatgaaacaaataaaaaggccTCATAAAAAAGTGCCGGTCAGCCCGTCAGAGCTTTGTAAGCAGAACAAAG gtACACTTCCAGAGACTAAAGGTGGCATCGTGGCTGGGGACCGCTTAGACAACAGGTGGCTGCAGTATAACAGCAATAGCCTGCCAAGGACTCAGCAGGACTGGGATCTCTGTAGTTTCGTGGAAAAGACCCATTGGGGTTACTATAGTTGGCCAAG GGAACTAATGATGTATGCTCCTGAGGAAGAGCAGCCCAAACAGAATCTCGCAAGAGAGGAAATGACAGAG tGGGAGCAGATCATCTATGACCATTTCTCGGACCCAGTATTCATCAATCAGTTCGTTGAGTTTCTCTCTCTAGAAGATCGAAAGGGCAAAGACAAGTTTAGCACACGAAGATTCTGTTTGTTCAAG GGTTTGTTCCGCAATTTCAGCGACGCCTTCCTGCCTCTGCTTCAGCCTCACATGGAGCGCTTGGTAGCAGACACCCATGAGAGTAAGCAGCGTTGTGTTGCAGAGATCATATCTGGCCTAATCAGAGGTTGCAAGCATTGGAATTATTCAAAG GTGGAGAACCTTTGGAAAGTGTTGTGTCCACTCCTCCGTACAGCATTGTCCAACATCACCGTAGAAACATATGCAGACTGGGGCACCTGCATCGCCACTGCCTGT GAGAGTAGAGACCCTCGCAAACTTCACTGGCTGTTTGAGATGCTCATGGAATCTCCAGTCAACGGCGAGGGAGGCTCATTTGTCGATGCTTG TCGTCTCTATGTGCTACAGGGAGGCCTTGCCCAGCAGGAGTGGCGTGTGCCGGAGCTCCTCCACAGATTGTTACAATATCTGGAGCCAAAACTGACTCAAGTTTATAAGAATGTACGCGAGCGGATTGGAAG TGTGCTGACCTACATCTTCATGATAGATGTCAACCTGCCTTACACTCAGCCAACCAGCTCGCCACGCATCTCGGACTTCACCGACAGAATTTTGTTACAGCTCAAGCCCCTGACCGAGGGCGACGAGGAGATCCAGAACCATGTGACTGAGGAGAATGAGGTGGGAGAACAGGATGAGAGAACACAAGCCATCAAACTTCTCAAAACAG TGTTGAAGTGGCTGATTGCAAGTGCTGGACGGTCTTACTCCACTGCTGTACCAGAGCACCTGCGCTTACTGCCCCTACTCTTCAAG ATTGCGCCAGTTGAGAATGATGACAGTTACGATGAGTTGAAGAGAGATGCAAAGACCTGCCTGTCTCTAATGTCACAGGGGCTCCTCTATACAGACCAGATCCCTATGGTTCTTAAAGCCTTGCAGGAG ATTGCAGACAGCAGCTCCTGGCATGCGCGCTACACTGTGCTCACATACCTCCAGATCATGGCGTTTTACAACCTGTTCACCTTCATGAGTGACCAAAAAGCAGTGAATGACGTTCGGGCGTTGGTTATAAAACTGTTGGAGGATGAGCAGCTGGAG GTAAGAGAAATGGCTGCAACCACACTCAGTGGCTTCCTCCAGTGCAATTTCCTCTCCATTGACGCACCGATGCAGGCTCACTTTGAGGCTCTTTGCAAAACTCGCCTACCcaaaaagaggaagaggagcatTGGCTCAATCGTGGACACTATACCTTCTGCAG ACCTGGTCCGGCGCCACGCAGGTGTTCTCGGGCTGAGTGCTTGCATTCTGTCCAGCCCATATGATGTCCCCACCTGGATGCCCCAGCTATTAATGGACCTCAGTGCCCATCTCAATGATACCCAACCCATTGAA ATGACTGTGAAGAAAACCCTAACCAACTTCAGGAGGACACATCATGACAACTGGCAGCAGCATAAGCAGCAGTTTACAGATGACCAGCTGCTGGTTCTGACTGACCTTCTGGTGTCCCCATGTTACTATGCCTAG
- the gpr75 gene encoding putative G-protein coupled receptor 75, with translation MMNSTEPPSELVDVPKQVNFNGTQVSHIPPVWAVVHTATLTFCSLLLVFIFCLGSYGNLVVFLSFFDPAFRKFRTNFDFMILNLSFCDLFICCVTAPMFALVLYLDAGGVDGVSKSFCFAFHLTSSGFIIMSLETVAVIALHRLRMVLGQQPNRTASFPCTLALTALLWTSSFTMAALLTMRAYPRRDGPCLPHFGLGGGQARLVLYAYLADFAFCVGVVSVSYLMIAQTLRKNAQVRKCPIIAVAARCNPQPTPLAVKGFEGVPCSAQGPLYRNQMFNKLQNVQTHSYTNRTKQVVVPGAAQGATCCQLASTVNLATAKDSKAVVTCVVIVFSVLLCCLPMGISLAQDVLSPESSFAHYQFELCAIVLIFLKSGINPFVYSRNSAGLRRRVICCLRWAALGLLCCKHKTRLHAMGKGTLEVNRNKSSHHETNSAYVLSPKAQRRLVDQACGPSQSRECGASPRGARRPHPPSTSTPINTRIEPYYSIYNSSPSAGPSSPTSLQPASSQTFAFAKSYVAMHYHTHQDTLQDFESTSVQQIPIPSV, from the coding sequence ATGATGAACAGCACAGAGCCGCCATCAGAGCTTGTGGATGTGCCCAAGCAAGTGAACTTCAATGGCACCCAGGTGTCCCACATCCCCCCTGTTTGGGCAGTTGTCCACACAGCCACCTTGACCTTCTGCTCCCTCCTTCTCGTCTTCATCTTCTGCCTGGGCTCCTACGGGAACCTAGTGGTTTTCCTATCCTTCTTCGACCCGGCCTTCCGGAAGTTCCGCACCAACTTCGACTTCATGATCCTCAATTTGTCCTTCTGCGACTTATTTATCTGCTGTGTGACGGCCCCCATGTTTGCATTGGTGCTTTACCTGGACGCGGGCGGCGTGGACGGCGTGTCCAAGAGCTTCTGCTTCGCCTTCCACCTGACCAGCTCGGGTTTTATCATCATGTCGCTGGAGACGGTGGCGGTCATCGCGCTGCATCGCCTGCGCATGGTTCTGGGCCAACAGCCCAACCGGACTGCCTCGTTCCCCTGCACGTTGGCCCTCACTGCCCTGCTGTGGACGTCCAGCTTCACCATGGCAGCCCTCCTCACCATGCGGGCGTACCCACGCAGGGATGGACCCTGCTTGCCCCACTTTGGTCTTGGAGGGGGGCAAGCCAGGTTAGTGCTGTACGCCTACCTTGCCGACTTTGCTTTTTGTGTAGGCGTGGTGTCAGTGTCCTACCTGATGATTGCGCAGACCCTGAGGAAAAACGCTCAAGTGAGGAAGTGTCCCATCATCGCTGTGGCGGCCCGCTGCAACCCGCAACCGACCCCTCTGGCGGTGAAGGGTTTTGAAGGGGTGCCGTGTAGTGCTCAGGGCCCCTTGTACCGTAATCAGATGTTCAACAAACTGCAGAACGTTCAGACGCACTCTTACACCAACAGGACCAAGCAAGTAGTCGTCCCGGGGGCAGCCCAGGGCGCCACCTGCTGCCAGCTGGCCTCCACAGTCAACTTGGCCACGGCGAAGGACTCTAAAGCCGTGGTCACGTGCGTAGTCATCGTCTTTTCAGTGCTGCTATGCTGCCTGCCGATGGGGATCTCTTTGGCGCAGGACGTTCTTTCGCCGGAGAGCAGCTTCGCGCATTACCAGTTCGAACTGTGCGCCATCGTCCTCATCTTCCTTAAGTCCGGCATCAATCCCTTCGTGTACTCGCGCAACAGCGCCGGCCTGCGCCGCCGCGTGATCTGCTGCCTGCGTTGGGCCGCCCTGGGACTtctatgctgcaagcacaagaCCCGCTTGCATGCCATGGGCAAGGGTACCCTGGAAGTCAACCGGAATAAATCCTCACACCACGAGACCAACTCGGCGTACGTGCTCTCGCCCAAGGCGCAGAGGAGGCTGGTGGACCAGGCCTGTGGGCCCAGTCAGTCCAGAGAATGCGGTGCAAGTCCCAGGGGTGCGCGGCGGCCACACCCGCCAAGCACCTCTACCCCTATTAACACTCGTATCGAGCCGTACTACAGTATATACAATAGCAGTCCCTCCGCTGGGCCCAGCTCACCCACCAGCCTCCAGCCTGCCAGCTCGCAGACGTTTGCCTTTGCCAAGTCCTACGTGGCCATGCACTACCACACACACCAGGACACTCTGCAGGACTTTGAGAGTACTTCAGTGCAACAGATCCCCATCCCCTCTGTCTAA